One Campylobacter concisus DNA segment encodes these proteins:
- a CDS encoding DUF1523 family protein → MITFFKRICVIFIVLLHSFLALVVDYSFPHYANVQITGGDVKRMDKDGIIDAKNPADGPTRDVYFIYTKDSNNSNKVMAYRNEDTAWGFPFYFKFNSADVQAKAQGFANSDKNVTVKYYGYRISMLQEFRNVISLKESGTDTSWPVASYVFYFILFISLIIWIRKINKAFRPKTSENLEK, encoded by the coding sequence ATGATTACATTTTTTAAAAGAATTTGCGTTATTTTTATCGTACTCTTACACTCTTTTTTAGCTCTTGTAGTTGATTATTCATTTCCACACTATGCAAATGTACAAATCACAGGTGGCGATGTCAAACGTATGGACAAAGATGGTATCATCGACGCTAAAAATCCGGCAGATGGCCCTACCAGAGATGTTTATTTTATCTACACTAAAGATTCTAATAATTCAAATAAAGTCATGGCTTATAGAAATGAAGATACTGCATGGGGATTTCCGTTTTATTTTAAATTTAACTCAGCTGATGTACAAGCCAAAGCTCAAGGCTTTGCAAATAGCGATAAAAACGTAACTGTGAAATATTATGGATATAGAATTTCTATGCTTCAAGAGTTTAGAAATGTCATCTCACTAAAAGAAAGCGGCACTGATACTAGTTGGCCGGTAGCTAGCTATGTATTTTACTTTATCTTGTTTATCTCGCTAATCATTTGGATAAGAAAGATAAATAAGGCCTTTAGACCAAAAACTAGTGAAAATTTAGAGAAATAG